A window from candidate division WOR-3 bacterium encodes these proteins:
- a CDS encoding glycosyltransferase — protein sequence MREVLHIRHHFLPLSETFTYKDITNLKSWKGNVFCLQRLNREIFPFPDIYQPDFWESLSYRLFLRSPTLERLLREKEIKLIHCHLGVEGVYLLPYKRRFSLPLVVSFHGFEFFVPFHKKYKNPTFYHYCQNYRKLAKEGDLFLCVSAATRQDLITIGYPSQKVMTLYLGIDLSTLPKKKESLKKEVKIIFVGRLTEKKGILHLLAAYKRLAFRYPNCHLKVIGDGELRGEVIRRIREDNLGERITYCGALPNEQALREMAESDIFVLPSYKTRDGNQEGTPYTILEAQGIGLPVVSTHHSGIPEIVQDGKTAFLVKERDIKGLEEKLSLLIENPSLRREMGEAGKEFVKKFSLEKRIEKLEEIYAQLTYERS from the coding sequence TTGAGAGAAGTCCTTCACATCCGGCACCACTTCCTCCCCCTATCTGAGACCTTCACCTATAAAGATATCACCAATCTTAAAAGTTGGAAGGGGAATGTCTTCTGTTTGCAAAGATTGAACCGAGAGATATTTCCCTTTCCCGATATTTACCAACCGGATTTCTGGGAAAGTCTCTCCTATCGCCTCTTTCTCCGTTCCCCAACCCTGGAACGACTTTTAAGAGAGAAGGAGATAAAGTTAATCCATTGCCATTTGGGGGTGGAAGGTGTCTATCTTTTACCCTACAAGAGGAGATTCTCTCTACCTCTGGTGGTTTCTTTCCACGGATTTGAGTTTTTTGTCCCTTTTCATAAGAAGTATAAAAATCCAACATTTTATCATTACTGCCAGAATTATCGGAAACTGGCAAAAGAAGGGGACCTCTTCCTCTGTGTCAGTGCTGCTACCCGCCAGGATTTAATTACCATCGGTTATCCTTCCCAAAAGGTCATGACTCTTTATTTAGGTATTGACCTCTCCACCTTACCGAAAAAAAAGGAATCCTTGAAAAAAGAAGTGAAGATCATCTTTGTTGGACGCCTCACCGAAAAGAAGGGGATCCTCCATTTACTTGCCGCTTATAAAAGACTTGCCTTTCGGTATCCGAACTGCCATTTAAAAGTGATCGGCGACGGGGAGTTAAGAGGGGAGGTAATAAGAAGAATTAGAGAAGATAACTTAGGAGAGAGGATTACCTATTGTGGTGCCCTCCCTAATGAGCAAGCTCTCCGGGAGATGGCGGAGAGTGATATTTTTGTCCTACCCAGTTATAAGACCAGGGATGGGAATCAAGAAGGTACCCCCTATACCATCTTAGAAGCCCAGGGGATTGGTTTACCGGTCGTTTCCACCCATCATTCCGGTATTCCCGAGATTGTGCAAGACGGAAAGACCGCCTTCTTAGTGAAAGAGAGGGATATTAAAGGGTTGGAGGAGAAGTTAAGTCTTTTGATTGAGAATCCTTCTTTAAGAAGGGAGATGGGGGAGGCGGGTAAGGAGTTTGTGAAAAAATTCTCTTTGGAAAAGCGGATTGAGAAACTGGAAGAGATTTATGCCCAACTCACTTATGAAAGGTCTTAG